A genomic stretch from Thermomonospora umbrina includes:
- a CDS encoding YidH family protein, producing the protein METNEPDPRFTLANERTFLAWVRTSLALIAGGVALAHLGATRDPVWVRLLLAAVPTLAGALFCVLGFLHWRSCDRALREESPLPPPRFAAGLAGLVVVFSLVMTGVLVLDEW; encoded by the coding sequence ATGGAGACGAACGAGCCCGATCCGCGGTTCACGCTCGCGAACGAGCGGACCTTCCTGGCGTGGGTGCGCACCTCGTTGGCGTTGATCGCCGGCGGGGTGGCGCTGGCGCATCTCGGCGCGACGCGGGATCCCGTCTGGGTGCGGCTGCTGCTGGCGGCGGTGCCGACGCTGGCGGGGGCGCTGTTCTGCGTGCTCGGGTTCCTGCACTGGCGGTCCTGTGATCGGGCGCTGCGCGAGGAGTCGCCGCTGCCGCCGCCCCGGTTCGCGGCCGGGCTGGCCGGGCTGGTCGTGGTGTTCAGCCTGGTCATGACGGGGGTTCTGGTCCTGGACGAGTGGTGA
- a CDS encoding MFS transporter has product MIVRTPRRTIRARNTTSKDESMATTQVRAPAVASRRWAALFFMGLAQLMIVLDGTVVNIALPSLQRDLGISDGDRQWIITAYTLAFGGLLLLGGRIADYTGRKRAFLIGLIGFAGASALGGAANDLETLLSARALQGAFAALLGPSALSLLTVTFTQPKERAKAFGIWGAITAVGGAIGLLAGGALTDYLDWRWCLYISVPIALIAVAGGYVLLTESRNEGGARFDVPGVLLVTGGLVAIVYATSRAESDGWGSTRVIGLLAGGAVLLAVFALVESRVAQPLLPPRLIADRTRGGAYLSVGLAMLGMFGAFLFMTYYLQVVKGYSPIRTGVAFLPMTVAVLMSAGGLATRLLPKVAPRMLIMPGLVLIASGMLWLRTMETDTGYVEGVLVSGLLLGFGAGMIMPVAFNYATHGVDRRDAGVASASVNTAQQISSSIGTALLNTIAIGATADYVASHASQGASPAFAKTAMLEGFVAAGTWAAGILLAGALIVAILMNTPRPGPKAVPEDAEPVPAHS; this is encoded by the coding sequence GTGATCGTCAGGACGCCGCGGCGAACGATCCGCGCGCGCAACACCACGAGTAAGGACGAATCTATGGCAACCACACAGGTGCGGGCCCCGGCGGTCGCGTCGCGCCGCTGGGCCGCGCTGTTCTTCATGGGGTTGGCCCAGCTCATGATCGTTCTGGATGGGACGGTCGTGAACATCGCGCTGCCGTCGCTCCAGCGGGATCTGGGGATCTCCGACGGCGACCGGCAGTGGATCATCACCGCGTACACGCTGGCGTTCGGTGGCCTGCTGCTGCTCGGCGGCCGGATCGCCGACTACACCGGCCGCAAGCGGGCCTTCCTGATCGGCCTGATCGGCTTCGCCGGCGCGTCGGCCCTCGGGGGCGCGGCGAACGACTTGGAGACGCTGCTGAGCGCCCGCGCCCTGCAGGGTGCGTTCGCCGCGCTGCTCGGCCCGTCGGCGCTGTCGCTGCTCACCGTGACGTTCACGCAGCCCAAGGAGCGTGCCAAGGCGTTCGGGATCTGGGGCGCCATCACCGCCGTGGGCGGCGCGATCGGGCTGCTGGCCGGCGGCGCGCTGACCGACTACCTGGACTGGCGCTGGTGCCTGTACATCAGCGTCCCGATCGCCCTGATCGCGGTGGCCGGCGGGTACGTGCTGCTGACCGAGTCGCGGAACGAGGGCGGGGCCCGGTTCGACGTCCCCGGCGTGCTGCTGGTGACCGGCGGGCTGGTCGCGATCGTGTACGCCACCAGCCGGGCCGAGTCCGACGGCTGGGGCTCGACGAGGGTCATCGGGCTGCTGGCCGGCGGCGCGGTGCTGCTCGCCGTGTTCGCCCTCGTGGAGAGCCGGGTGGCGCAGCCGCTGCTGCCGCCGCGCCTGATCGCCGACCGGACCCGAGGCGGCGCCTACCTGAGCGTGGGGCTGGCCATGCTCGGCATGTTCGGGGCGTTCCTCTTCATGACCTACTACCTGCAGGTCGTCAAGGGATACTCGCCGATCAGGACGGGCGTGGCCTTCCTCCCGATGACCGTGGCGGTCCTGATGTCGGCCGGCGGGCTCGCCACCCGACTGCTGCCCAAGGTCGCGCCGCGGATGCTGATCATGCCGGGCCTGGTGCTGATCGCCTCCGGCATGCTGTGGCTGCGCACCATGGAGACCGACACCGGCTACGTCGAGGGCGTGCTGGTCTCGGGGCTCCTGCTCGGCTTCGGGGCGGGCATGATCATGCCGGTGGCCTTCAACTACGCCACCCATGGCGTCGACCGGCGCGACGCGGGTGTCGCCTCGGCGAGCGTCAACACCGCGCAGCAGATCAGCAGCTCGATCGGCACCGCGCTGCTCAACACCATCGCCATCGGCGCGACGGCGGACTACGTGGCCTCGCACGCCTCGCAGGGCGCGAGCCCGGCCTTCGCCAAGACGGCGATGCTCGAGGGCTTCGTGGCTGCCGGCACCTGGGCCGCGGGCATCCTCCTGGCCGGCGCGCTGATCGTCGCCATCCTGATGAACACCCCGCGCCCCGGACCCAAGGCGGTCCCCGAGGACGCCGAGCCGGTGCCCGCTCACTCCTGA
- a CDS encoding glutamate--cysteine ligase has translation MGKDVPRFSISGEDRRRYRDKVRRNLDVLARMLRESQFEFDRPHIGLEIELNLVDGRGEPLMRNADVLKAIADPAWATELGQFNIEINIPPRELGGGGAGELEREILGYLEHAQARAQELGGGLLLVGILPTLRESDIGEEALSSNERYKLLNEQFLAARGEDMHIRIDGPERLALHIDNIAPEAACTSVQFHLQVSPDGFAPYWNAAQAIAGVQVAVGANSPFLLGRRLWHETRITLFEQATDTRPEELKSQGVRPRVWFGERWITSVFDLFEENTRYFPSLLPLCEEEDPVATLERGDIPQLGELCLHNGTIYRWNRPIYAVVNGKPHLRVENRVLPAGPTVADIVANGAFYYGVSRMLAEEERPVWSRMSFRTAEDNLHRAARDGLDTRLFWPGCGEVSAADLTLRKLLPLAHEGLDKWGVDPAKRDRLLGIIEQRCLTGRTGAAWQIDTVHAIEESTGVARHEALRLMTRRYAELMHTNEPVHTWPIGG, from the coding sequence ATGGGCAAGGACGTGCCCCGGTTCTCCATCAGCGGTGAGGACCGGCGCCGGTACCGCGACAAGGTGCGCCGCAATCTGGACGTGCTCGCCCGCATGCTGCGGGAGTCGCAGTTCGAGTTCGACCGGCCGCACATCGGCCTGGAGATCGAGCTGAACCTGGTGGACGGCCGTGGCGAACCCCTGATGCGCAACGCCGACGTGCTCAAGGCCATCGCCGACCCGGCCTGGGCCACCGAGCTGGGCCAGTTCAACATCGAGATCAACATCCCGCCCCGCGAGCTGGGCGGCGGGGGCGCCGGGGAGCTGGAGCGGGAGATCCTCGGCTACCTGGAGCACGCTCAGGCGCGGGCCCAGGAGCTGGGCGGCGGGCTGCTGCTGGTGGGCATCCTGCCCACGCTGCGCGAGTCCGACATCGGCGAGGAGGCGCTGTCGTCCAACGAGCGCTACAAGCTCCTGAACGAGCAGTTCCTCGCGGCGCGCGGCGAGGACATGCACATCCGCATCGACGGCCCGGAACGGCTGGCGCTCCACATCGACAACATCGCCCCCGAGGCGGCCTGCACCAGCGTCCAGTTCCACCTCCAGGTCAGCCCCGACGGCTTCGCGCCCTACTGGAACGCCGCCCAGGCCATCGCGGGCGTCCAGGTGGCGGTGGGGGCCAACTCGCCGTTCCTGCTCGGCCGGCGCCTGTGGCACGAGACCCGCATCACCCTGTTCGAGCAGGCCACCGACACGCGGCCGGAGGAGCTCAAGTCCCAGGGCGTCCGGCCCCGGGTCTGGTTCGGCGAACGCTGGATCACCTCGGTCTTCGACCTGTTCGAGGAGAACACCCGCTACTTCCCGTCCCTGCTGCCGCTCTGCGAGGAGGAGGACCCGGTCGCCACCCTGGAGCGCGGCGACATCCCCCAGCTCGGCGAGCTGTGCCTGCACAACGGGACGATCTACCGGTGGAACCGCCCCATCTACGCGGTCGTGAACGGCAAGCCCCACCTGCGCGTGGAGAACCGCGTCCTCCCCGCCGGCCCCACGGTCGCCGACATCGTGGCCAACGGCGCGTTCTACTACGGCGTCTCCCGGATGCTGGCCGAGGAGGAACGACCCGTCTGGTCGCGGATGTCGTTCCGCACCGCCGAGGACAACCTGCACCGGGCGGCCCGCGATGGCCTCGACACCAGGCTGTTCTGGCCCGGCTGCGGCGAGGTGTCGGCCGCCGACCTGACCCTCCGCAAGCTCCTCCCCCTGGCCCACGAGGGCCTCGACAAGTGGGGCGTCGACCCCGCCAAGCGCGACCGCCTGCTCGGCATCATCGAGCAACGCTGCCTCACCGGCCGCACCGGCGCCGCCTGGCAGATCGACACCGTCCACGCCATCGAGGAGTCCACCGGCGTCGCCCGCCACGAGGCCCTCCGCCTCATGACCCGCCGCTACGCCGAACTGATGCACACCAACGAACCCGTCCACACCTGGCCCATCGGGGGGTGA